The Argopecten irradians isolate NY chromosome 4, Ai_NY, whole genome shotgun sequence genome has a window encoding:
- the LOC138321750 gene encoding nuclear receptor subfamily 5 group A member 2-like isoform X4, which yields MNRRLHEIDKDPSTSVNEMQYPPDVKSGFDELCPVCGDKVSGYHYGLLTCESCKGFFKRTVQNKKVYSCVDNRSCHIDKSQRKRCPFCRFQKCLSVGMKLEAVRQDRMRGGRNKFGPMYKRDRALKQQVARQQHHLMASCGMHLMNGMAPLPPSSEDIKPDPAILQQMAASINANMGGYGMNHSPLSGMPSPAMPDSPPTDLSRVSGMSQHSPVSSPPGHYSSLSQQTYPSMMTALRNNYSPSQHHSHHHPQSHHQPIHPPHHHQHQQHHHHHQMSPMAAAPPIVPIVPQLIIDMKANLTDENEICQKLFSFVQTQYGHEDVVNQPLKLLQMICKLSDQLLFLMVEWARTSVYFKEFKVEDQMKMLQHSWSEILILDLVHRLVREIWSGEVTLESGQKIALDCLDKLGLADAKDRIRDLIRKMRDLKIDVNEYLCLKYLILLNPDVPGLENRHHVEQCQEQVNAALMEYCVNFYPSVKDKFGQVLLRLPEVRLISIRAEEFLYFKHLNGELPEQTLLIEMLHSKKK from the exons ATGAACAGAAGACTACACGAAATAGACAAAGACC CTTCGACCTCTGTTAATGAGATGCAGTACCCTCCAGATGTGAAGTCTGGCTTCGACGAGCTATGCCCTGTCTGTGGAGATAAAGTATCTGGCTATCACTATGGTCTTCTCACCTGTGAAAGTTGTAAAG GATTTTTCAAGAGAACAGTACAGAACAAGAAAGTGTATTCATGTGTCGATAACAGAAGCTGTCACATAGACAAGAGCCAGAGGAAGCGCTGCCCCTTCTGTAGATTTCAAAAATGTCTGAGTGTTGGGATGAAACTGGAGG CTGTGAGACAGGACAGAATGCGAGGAGGAAGGAACAAGTTCGGCCCCATGTACAAGCGAGACAGAGCACTCAAACAGCAGGTGGCAAGGCAACAGCACCATCTTATGGCATCTTGTGGCATGCACTTAATGAACGGCATGGCTCCTCTCCCTCCCTCCTCAGAAGACATAAAACCCGACCCTGCAATTCTACAGCAGATGGCTGCCAGTATCAATGCAAACATGGGAGGTTACGGGATGAACCACTCTCCTCTCTCTGGCATGCCCTCTCCTGCAATGCCCGACTCGCCGCCTACGGATCTTAGTCGGGTGTCAGGCATGTCCCAGCATTCCCCAGTTTCCTCACCCCCGGGGCACTACTCCTCCCTGTCGCAGCAGACCTACCCCTCCATGATGACAGCATTAAGGAACAACTATAGCCCATCTCAGCATCACTCACATCATCACCCTCAATCCCATCACCAGCCCATCCACCCGCCTCATCACCATCAGCACcaacaacaccaccaccaccaccagaTGTCGCCGATGGCTGCAGCGCCACCTATTGTGCCAATCGTGCCTCAATTGATTATAGACATGAAAGCAAATTTGACTGACGAAAACGAAATATGTCAGAAACTGTTCTCATTTGTGCAAACTCAGTACGGTCACGAGGATGTTGTCAACCAACCACTAAAACTGTTGCAGATGATATGTAAATTGTCAGACCAGTTGTTATTCCTCATGGTAGAGTGGGCACGGACGTCAGTGTATTTCAAGGAGTTCAAG GTTGAGGATCAGATGAAAATGTTGCAGCATAGCTGGAGTGAGATACTCATTCTCGACTTGGTTCATCGGCTGGTACGGGAAATCTGgtcaggggaagtaactctt GAGAGTGGACAGAAGATTGCACTAGACTGTCTGGACAAGCTTGGCCTAGCTGATGCAAAAGATCGTATTCGGGATCTCATTCGCAAGATGAGGGACCTAAAAATAGATGTTAACGAATACCTGTGCCTCAAGTACCTTATCCTTTTAAACCCAG ATGTGCCAGGTCTTGAGAATCGTCACCACGTAGAGCAGTGCCAAGAACAAGTGAATGCAGCATTAATGGAATATTGTGTGAACTTCTATCCAAGTGTTAAGGACAAATTTGGACAGGTGTTGCTACGGTTACCGGAAGTGCGACTTATCAGTATTCGTGCAGAAGAGTTCTTGTACTTCAAACATTTAAATGGAGAGCTTCCGGAACAGACACTTTTAATAGAAATGCTACATTCAAAGAAGAAATGA
- the LOC138321750 gene encoding nuclear receptor subfamily 5 group A member 2-like isoform X2 — MPEYNTNCPMTSLTLEAIACKEEDAVVVDYILKSSTSVNEMQYPPDVKSGFDELCPVCGDKVSGYHYGLLTCESCKGFFKRTVQNKKVYSCVDNRSCHIDKSQRKRCPFCRFQKCLSVGMKLEAVRQDRMRGGRNKFGPMYKRDRALKQQVARQQHHLMASCGMHLMNGMAPLPPSSEDIKPDPAILQQMAASINANMGGYGMNHSPLSGMPSPAMPDSPPTDLSRVSGMSQHSPVSSPPGHYSSLSQQTYPSMMTALRNNYSPSQHHSHHHPQSHHQPIHPPHHHQHQQHHHHHQMSPMAAAPPIVPIVPQLIIDMKANLTDENEICQKLFSFVQTQYGHEDVVNQPLKLLQMICKLSDQLLFLMVEWARTSVYFKEFKVEDQMKMLQHSWSEILILDLVHRLVREIWSGEVTLESGQKIALDCLDKLGLADAKDRIRDLIRKMRDLKIDVNEYLCLKYLILLNPDVPGLENRHHVEQCQEQVNAALMEYCVNFYPSVKDKFGQVLLRLPEVRLISIRAEEFLYFKHLNGELPEQTLLIEMLHSKKK, encoded by the exons CTTCGACCTCTGTTAATGAGATGCAGTACCCTCCAGATGTGAAGTCTGGCTTCGACGAGCTATGCCCTGTCTGTGGAGATAAAGTATCTGGCTATCACTATGGTCTTCTCACCTGTGAAAGTTGTAAAG GATTTTTCAAGAGAACAGTACAGAACAAGAAAGTGTATTCATGTGTCGATAACAGAAGCTGTCACATAGACAAGAGCCAGAGGAAGCGCTGCCCCTTCTGTAGATTTCAAAAATGTCTGAGTGTTGGGATGAAACTGGAGG CTGTGAGACAGGACAGAATGCGAGGAGGAAGGAACAAGTTCGGCCCCATGTACAAGCGAGACAGAGCACTCAAACAGCAGGTGGCAAGGCAACAGCACCATCTTATGGCATCTTGTGGCATGCACTTAATGAACGGCATGGCTCCTCTCCCTCCCTCCTCAGAAGACATAAAACCCGACCCTGCAATTCTACAGCAGATGGCTGCCAGTATCAATGCAAACATGGGAGGTTACGGGATGAACCACTCTCCTCTCTCTGGCATGCCCTCTCCTGCAATGCCCGACTCGCCGCCTACGGATCTTAGTCGGGTGTCAGGCATGTCCCAGCATTCCCCAGTTTCCTCACCCCCGGGGCACTACTCCTCCCTGTCGCAGCAGACCTACCCCTCCATGATGACAGCATTAAGGAACAACTATAGCCCATCTCAGCATCACTCACATCATCACCCTCAATCCCATCACCAGCCCATCCACCCGCCTCATCACCATCAGCACcaacaacaccaccaccaccaccagaTGTCGCCGATGGCTGCAGCGCCACCTATTGTGCCAATCGTGCCTCAATTGATTATAGACATGAAAGCAAATTTGACTGACGAAAACGAAATATGTCAGAAACTGTTCTCATTTGTGCAAACTCAGTACGGTCACGAGGATGTTGTCAACCAACCACTAAAACTGTTGCAGATGATATGTAAATTGTCAGACCAGTTGTTATTCCTCATGGTAGAGTGGGCACGGACGTCAGTGTATTTCAAGGAGTTCAAG GTTGAGGATCAGATGAAAATGTTGCAGCATAGCTGGAGTGAGATACTCATTCTCGACTTGGTTCATCGGCTGGTACGGGAAATCTGgtcaggggaagtaactctt GAGAGTGGACAGAAGATTGCACTAGACTGTCTGGACAAGCTTGGCCTAGCTGATGCAAAAGATCGTATTCGGGATCTCATTCGCAAGATGAGGGACCTAAAAATAGATGTTAACGAATACCTGTGCCTCAAGTACCTTATCCTTTTAAACCCAG ATGTGCCAGGTCTTGAGAATCGTCACCACGTAGAGCAGTGCCAAGAACAAGTGAATGCAGCATTAATGGAATATTGTGTGAACTTCTATCCAAGTGTTAAGGACAAATTTGGACAGGTGTTGCTACGGTTACCGGAAGTGCGACTTATCAGTATTCGTGCAGAAGAGTTCTTGTACTTCAAACATTTAAATGGAGAGCTTCCGGAACAGACACTTTTAATAGAAATGCTACATTCAAAGAAGAAATGA
- the LOC138321750 gene encoding nuclear receptor subfamily 5 group A member 2-like isoform X3, which produces MYPRVPLEPERMCFGSTSTSVNEMQYPPDVKSGFDELCPVCGDKVSGYHYGLLTCESCKGFFKRTVQNKKVYSCVDNRSCHIDKSQRKRCPFCRFQKCLSVGMKLEAVRQDRMRGGRNKFGPMYKRDRALKQQVARQQHHLMASCGMHLMNGMAPLPPSSEDIKPDPAILQQMAASINANMGGYGMNHSPLSGMPSPAMPDSPPTDLSRVSGMSQHSPVSSPPGHYSSLSQQTYPSMMTALRNNYSPSQHHSHHHPQSHHQPIHPPHHHQHQQHHHHHQMSPMAAAPPIVPIVPQLIIDMKANLTDENEICQKLFSFVQTQYGHEDVVNQPLKLLQMICKLSDQLLFLMVEWARTSVYFKEFKVEDQMKMLQHSWSEILILDLVHRLVREIWSGEVTLESGQKIALDCLDKLGLADAKDRIRDLIRKMRDLKIDVNEYLCLKYLILLNPDVPGLENRHHVEQCQEQVNAALMEYCVNFYPSVKDKFGQVLLRLPEVRLISIRAEEFLYFKHLNGELPEQTLLIEMLHSKKK; this is translated from the exons CTTCGACCTCTGTTAATGAGATGCAGTACCCTCCAGATGTGAAGTCTGGCTTCGACGAGCTATGCCCTGTCTGTGGAGATAAAGTATCTGGCTATCACTATGGTCTTCTCACCTGTGAAAGTTGTAAAG GATTTTTCAAGAGAACAGTACAGAACAAGAAAGTGTATTCATGTGTCGATAACAGAAGCTGTCACATAGACAAGAGCCAGAGGAAGCGCTGCCCCTTCTGTAGATTTCAAAAATGTCTGAGTGTTGGGATGAAACTGGAGG CTGTGAGACAGGACAGAATGCGAGGAGGAAGGAACAAGTTCGGCCCCATGTACAAGCGAGACAGAGCACTCAAACAGCAGGTGGCAAGGCAACAGCACCATCTTATGGCATCTTGTGGCATGCACTTAATGAACGGCATGGCTCCTCTCCCTCCCTCCTCAGAAGACATAAAACCCGACCCTGCAATTCTACAGCAGATGGCTGCCAGTATCAATGCAAACATGGGAGGTTACGGGATGAACCACTCTCCTCTCTCTGGCATGCCCTCTCCTGCAATGCCCGACTCGCCGCCTACGGATCTTAGTCGGGTGTCAGGCATGTCCCAGCATTCCCCAGTTTCCTCACCCCCGGGGCACTACTCCTCCCTGTCGCAGCAGACCTACCCCTCCATGATGACAGCATTAAGGAACAACTATAGCCCATCTCAGCATCACTCACATCATCACCCTCAATCCCATCACCAGCCCATCCACCCGCCTCATCACCATCAGCACcaacaacaccaccaccaccaccagaTGTCGCCGATGGCTGCAGCGCCACCTATTGTGCCAATCGTGCCTCAATTGATTATAGACATGAAAGCAAATTTGACTGACGAAAACGAAATATGTCAGAAACTGTTCTCATTTGTGCAAACTCAGTACGGTCACGAGGATGTTGTCAACCAACCACTAAAACTGTTGCAGATGATATGTAAATTGTCAGACCAGTTGTTATTCCTCATGGTAGAGTGGGCACGGACGTCAGTGTATTTCAAGGAGTTCAAG GTTGAGGATCAGATGAAAATGTTGCAGCATAGCTGGAGTGAGATACTCATTCTCGACTTGGTTCATCGGCTGGTACGGGAAATCTGgtcaggggaagtaactctt GAGAGTGGACAGAAGATTGCACTAGACTGTCTGGACAAGCTTGGCCTAGCTGATGCAAAAGATCGTATTCGGGATCTCATTCGCAAGATGAGGGACCTAAAAATAGATGTTAACGAATACCTGTGCCTCAAGTACCTTATCCTTTTAAACCCAG ATGTGCCAGGTCTTGAGAATCGTCACCACGTAGAGCAGTGCCAAGAACAAGTGAATGCAGCATTAATGGAATATTGTGTGAACTTCTATCCAAGTGTTAAGGACAAATTTGGACAGGTGTTGCTACGGTTACCGGAAGTGCGACTTATCAGTATTCGTGCAGAAGAGTTCTTGTACTTCAAACATTTAAATGGAGAGCTTCCGGAACAGACACTTTTAATAGAAATGCTACATTCAAAGAAGAAATGA
- the LOC138321750 gene encoding nuclear receptor subfamily 5 group A member 2-like isoform X1: protein MIQHIEKSEFDSQIQSNTSNSEHGSNSSQGDGTDEASTSVNEMQYPPDVKSGFDELCPVCGDKVSGYHYGLLTCESCKGFFKRTVQNKKVYSCVDNRSCHIDKSQRKRCPFCRFQKCLSVGMKLEAVRQDRMRGGRNKFGPMYKRDRALKQQVARQQHHLMASCGMHLMNGMAPLPPSSEDIKPDPAILQQMAASINANMGGYGMNHSPLSGMPSPAMPDSPPTDLSRVSGMSQHSPVSSPPGHYSSLSQQTYPSMMTALRNNYSPSQHHSHHHPQSHHQPIHPPHHHQHQQHHHHHQMSPMAAAPPIVPIVPQLIIDMKANLTDENEICQKLFSFVQTQYGHEDVVNQPLKLLQMICKLSDQLLFLMVEWARTSVYFKEFKVEDQMKMLQHSWSEILILDLVHRLVREIWSGEVTLESGQKIALDCLDKLGLADAKDRIRDLIRKMRDLKIDVNEYLCLKYLILLNPDVPGLENRHHVEQCQEQVNAALMEYCVNFYPSVKDKFGQVLLRLPEVRLISIRAEEFLYFKHLNGELPEQTLLIEMLHSKKK from the exons ATGATACAACACATAGAAAAGTCGGAGTTTGACTCTCAAATACAGAGTAACACGTCTAACTCAGAGCATGGCAGCAACTCGAGTCAGGGGGACGGTACCGACGAAG CTTCGACCTCTGTTAATGAGATGCAGTACCCTCCAGATGTGAAGTCTGGCTTCGACGAGCTATGCCCTGTCTGTGGAGATAAAGTATCTGGCTATCACTATGGTCTTCTCACCTGTGAAAGTTGTAAAG GATTTTTCAAGAGAACAGTACAGAACAAGAAAGTGTATTCATGTGTCGATAACAGAAGCTGTCACATAGACAAGAGCCAGAGGAAGCGCTGCCCCTTCTGTAGATTTCAAAAATGTCTGAGTGTTGGGATGAAACTGGAGG CTGTGAGACAGGACAGAATGCGAGGAGGAAGGAACAAGTTCGGCCCCATGTACAAGCGAGACAGAGCACTCAAACAGCAGGTGGCAAGGCAACAGCACCATCTTATGGCATCTTGTGGCATGCACTTAATGAACGGCATGGCTCCTCTCCCTCCCTCCTCAGAAGACATAAAACCCGACCCTGCAATTCTACAGCAGATGGCTGCCAGTATCAATGCAAACATGGGAGGTTACGGGATGAACCACTCTCCTCTCTCTGGCATGCCCTCTCCTGCAATGCCCGACTCGCCGCCTACGGATCTTAGTCGGGTGTCAGGCATGTCCCAGCATTCCCCAGTTTCCTCACCCCCGGGGCACTACTCCTCCCTGTCGCAGCAGACCTACCCCTCCATGATGACAGCATTAAGGAACAACTATAGCCCATCTCAGCATCACTCACATCATCACCCTCAATCCCATCACCAGCCCATCCACCCGCCTCATCACCATCAGCACcaacaacaccaccaccaccaccagaTGTCGCCGATGGCTGCAGCGCCACCTATTGTGCCAATCGTGCCTCAATTGATTATAGACATGAAAGCAAATTTGACTGACGAAAACGAAATATGTCAGAAACTGTTCTCATTTGTGCAAACTCAGTACGGTCACGAGGATGTTGTCAACCAACCACTAAAACTGTTGCAGATGATATGTAAATTGTCAGACCAGTTGTTATTCCTCATGGTAGAGTGGGCACGGACGTCAGTGTATTTCAAGGAGTTCAAG GTTGAGGATCAGATGAAAATGTTGCAGCATAGCTGGAGTGAGATACTCATTCTCGACTTGGTTCATCGGCTGGTACGGGAAATCTGgtcaggggaagtaactctt GAGAGTGGACAGAAGATTGCACTAGACTGTCTGGACAAGCTTGGCCTAGCTGATGCAAAAGATCGTATTCGGGATCTCATTCGCAAGATGAGGGACCTAAAAATAGATGTTAACGAATACCTGTGCCTCAAGTACCTTATCCTTTTAAACCCAG ATGTGCCAGGTCTTGAGAATCGTCACCACGTAGAGCAGTGCCAAGAACAAGTGAATGCAGCATTAATGGAATATTGTGTGAACTTCTATCCAAGTGTTAAGGACAAATTTGGACAGGTGTTGCTACGGTTACCGGAAGTGCGACTTATCAGTATTCGTGCAGAAGAGTTCTTGTACTTCAAACATTTAAATGGAGAGCTTCCGGAACAGACACTTTTAATAGAAATGCTACATTCAAAGAAGAAATGA